In one Culex quinquefasciatus strain JHB chromosome 2, VPISU_Cqui_1.0_pri_paternal, whole genome shotgun sequence genomic region, the following are encoded:
- the LOC6034502 gene encoding teneurin-m isoform X4, with amino-acid sequence MNYQFYRKSEGCLLDGVPPSAPPDVPPRNPTMSRMNGRVTGNPTELGVDFEPSCLVRTPSGNVYIPSGNLGEHHFHESYYHQPETTINNKGSPIDYKTGSACSTPTKDTLKSCDRYMGPVLPPRSAMCGPPSHHYSAPLNFRKGFTFTKCTWKCTAILVILLSVILVITLLLTASNVLSISYPTTNPCTVLVDEKAEISAAKSTIADANRAADSGTAPGRPKPALSSSSPADSPSLSSASTSAASSSAASTAPANSNSNGNNNGNNGGARTFPARSFPPDGTTFSQISLGARLSSKEIPPYSYWNMQFYQSEPAYVKFDYGIPRGASIGVYARRNALPTHTQYHFKEVLSGFNARQTRAAHPSMRREVTRYMEPGHWFLSIYNDDGDAQEITFYGAVAEDMTQNCPNGCSGNGQCLLGHCQCNPGYGGDDCSESVCPVLCSQRGEYINGECQCNPGWKGKECSLRHDECEVPDCNGHGHCVSGKCSCVRGYKGKFCEEVDCPHPTCSGHGFCADGTCICKKGWKGPDCAAMDQDALQCLPDCSGHGSFDLDSQTCTCEPKWSGEDCSQELCDLNCGQHGRCVGDACACDAGWGGEFCNSRLCDPRCNEHGQCKNGTCLCVTGWNGKHCTLEGCPSGCSQHGQCHVSGELMWECRCYEGWDGVDCSVPLEQNCGDNKDNDRDGLVDCEDPECCSSHSCKTSQLCVSAPKPIDVLLRKQPPAITASFFERMKFLIDEGSLQNYAKLETFNESVFWNHFNASRSAVIRGRVVTSLQMGLVGVRVSTSTPLEGFTLTRDDGWFDLMVNGGGAITLQFGRSPFRPQTRIVQVPWNEVVIIDTVVMSTLDDKEKSGIPHTCFSHDYDSMKPVVLATWKHGFQGACPDRSAILAESQVVQESLAIPGTGLNLVYHSSRAAGYLSTIKLQLTPDTIPQTLKLIHLRITIEGILFERVFEADPGIKFTYPWNRLNIYRQRVYGITTAVVKVGYQYTDCKDIIWDVQTTKLSGHDMSISEVGGWNLDIHHRYNFHEGILQKGDGSNIYLKHKPRVILTTMGDGHQRPLDCNDCNGVSAKQRLLAPVALAAAPDGSLYVGDFNYIRRIMIDGTVKTVVKLNATRVSYRYHMALSPLDGSLYVSDPESHQIIKVKNKDDSHDPEHNWEPIVGSGERCLPGDEAHCGDGGLARDAKLAYPKGVAISSDNVLFFADGTNIRMVDRDGVISTLIGNHMHKSHWKPVPCEGTLKIEEMHLRWPTELTINPLDDTLHIIDDHMILRMTPDGRVRVIAGRPLHCSSASPTTFDSDLAAHATLVMPQSIAFAPSGDLYVAESDSQRINRIRVIGTDGKIAAYAGAESKCNCLERGCDCYEADHYLAISAKFNTISAITVTPDGHVHIADQANYRIRSVISSLPEAGTSKEYEIYAPNAQEIYVFNRFGQHIATKNIMTGEITYSFLYNVNTSNGKLSTVTDAAGNKVFLLRDYTSQVNSIENTKGQKCRLRMTRMKMLHELSTPDNYNVTFDYQGPTGLLKTKLDSTGRSYVYNYDEFGRLTSAVTPTGKVIDLTFDLSVKGATVKVTENSQREVSMLIQGSSVVSRVGEAATKTTVLVDGSTTSVSPWGNTVSVESVPYILLAEIDPLLGESYPVPSKQRTEINGDLSNRFEWRYFIRHVPVRGKNSRALTQVGRKLRVNGENLLTFEYEKDSSSITVSVDDKTELLNVTYDKSSRPVAYRPQSGEYADVDLEYDRFGRLISWKWGNLKEEYTFDRAGRLNEIKYGDGSSIVYAFKDMFSSLPLKVTTPRRSDYLLQYDDAGALQSLTTPRGHIHAFSLQTSLGFFKYQYFSPINRHPFEILYNDDGQILAKIHPHQSGKVAFVYDNAGRLETILAGLSSTQYTYQESTSLVKLVEVLEPGFELRREFKYHAGVMKDEKLKFGSKSALASAHFKYQYDGNARMSGIEMDIDGKDLPIMRFKYGQSLGTLDAISDLRITRNAFNRTVVQDTSKQFFTITDFDEHGRVKSVLINIKSFDVYRLELDYDLRNRIKTHKVMVGRVTSLDKVNYNADGHVSEVVGTNSWKYLYDENGNIIGILEQGDKTNLGYDTGDRVVQIGDVEFNSYDARGYVVRRGEQKYRYNNRGQLIHALERDRFQTWYFYDDMGRLVASHDEKGNVTQYFYANINAPELITHIHYPKVAKTFRFLYDDRDMLVAVETGEQRYYVATDQNGSPIAFFDINGNIVKEIRRTPFGKIVKDSNPDFFVPIDFHGGLLDPNTRLVYMEKRLYDTAVGQWMTPYWEQLATEMRLPTDVFIYRFHNNDPINRKEPMNYMNDLKSWLRLFGYDVTKMQGSTYTKDMIYRPNAMIKSPQLAPDFGVMSGLQCIVEKVDEKFSDFGFVPKPLLKMELKTRNLLPRVAYRRGVFGEGVLISRIDGRALVSVVDGSNSVVQDVVSSVFNSSYFLDLHFSIHDQDVFYFVKDNIMKLRDDTEELRRLGGMFNISTHDINDHAVSNGKELRLHGPDAVVIIKYGVDPEQERHRILKHAHKRAVERAWELEKQLVAAGFQGRGDWTEEEKEELISHGDVDGWVGVDIHSIHKYPQLADDPGNVAFQRDSKRKRRKSGSHKAQTLRQHRHESS; translated from the exons CCATTAATAACAAAGGATCACCGATAGACTACAAGACGGGCTCGGCCTGCTCCACCCCGACGAAAGACACGCTCAAGAGCTGCGACCGCTACATGGGTCCGGTACTGCCACCCCGGAGCGCCATGTGTGGTCCCCCGTCGCATCACTACTCAGCGCCGCTGAACTTTCGCAAAGGCTTCACCTTCACCAAATGTACATGGAAGTGTACGGCTATACTAGTTATATTATTAAGTGTTATACTTGTTATAACATTATTATTAACAG catcTAACGTATTAAGTATATCATATCCAACCACCAACCCCTGTACAGTTCTAGTCGATGAGAAGGCGGAGATTTCCGCGGCCAAAAGTACGATAGCGGACGCGAACCGGGCGGCGGACAGCGGAACGGCACCGGGCCGGCCCAAACCTGCCCTGAGCAGTAGTAGTCCTGCCGATTCGCCCTCGCTCAGTTCCGCGTCCACGTCCGCCGCGTCCTCGTCGGCGGCGTCAACGGCGCCGGCCAACAGCAATAGCAACGGCAACAACAATGGCAACAACGGAG GTGCCCGCACATTCCCAGCGCGAAGCTTCCCCCCGGACGGCACCACCTTCTCGCAGATCAGCCTCGGGGCGCGCCTCTCCTCCAAGGAGATCCCCCCGTACAGCTACTGGAACATGCAGTTCTACCAGTCCGAGCCGGCGTACGTCAAGTTCGACTATGGCATTCCGAGGGGCGCCTCGATCGGCGTGTACGCCCGCCGGAACGCGCTGCCCACCCACACCCAGTACCACTTCAAGGAGGTGCTGAGCGGATTCAACGCGCGCCAGACACGTGCCGCACAT CCGTCGATGCGCCGAGAGGTGACCCGCTACATGGAGCCCGGCCACTGGTTCCTGTCGATCTACAACGACGACGGTGACGCGCAGGAGATCACCTTTTACGGTGCGGTCGCAGAAGACATGACCCAAAACTGCCCGAACGGGTGCTCCGGCAACGGCCAGTGCCTGCTCGGCCACTGTCAGTGCAATCCCGGCTACGGAGGCGACGACTGCAGCGAGA GCGTCTGTCCGGTGCTGTGCTCTCAGCGCGGCGAATACATCAACGGCGAGTGCCAGTGCAACCCGGGCTGGAAGGGCAAGGAGTGCTCGCTGCGGCACGACGAGTGCGAGGTTCCGGACTGCAACGGCCACGGACACTGCGTCAGCGGCAAGTGCTCGTGCGTGCGCGGCTACAAGGGCAAATTCTGCGAAGAAG TGGACTGTCCCCACCCGACCTGCTCCGGCCACGGCTTCTGCGCCGACGGCACCTGCATCTGCAAAAAGGGCTGGAAGGGCCCGGACTGTGCCGCCATGGACCAGGACGCGCTCCAATGCCTGCCCGACTGCTCCGGCCACGGCTCCTTCGATCTGGACAGCCAGACGTGCACGTGCGAGCCCAAGTGGAGCGGCGAGGACTGCTCGCAGGAGCTGTGCGATCTCAACTGTGGCCAACACGGACGCTGCGTGGGCGATGCCTGTGCCTGCGATGCCGGCTGGGGAGGTGAATTCTGCAACTCGCGGCTTTGCGATCCGCGCTGCAACGAGCATGGTCAGTGCAAGAACGGAACGTGCCTGTGCGTGACCGGGTGGAACGGGAAGCACTGCACGCTCGAGGGGTGTCCCAGTGG TTGCTCCCAGCATGGCCAGTGCCACGTGAGCGGTGAGCTGATGTGGGAGTGCCGCTGCTACGAGGGCTGGGATGGAGTGGACTGCTCGGTGCCGCTGGAGCAAAATTGTGGCGACAACAAGGACAACGATAGAG ACGGCCTTGTCGACTGCGAGGACCCCGAGTGCTGCAGCAGCCACTCGTGCAAAACGAGCCAGCTGTGCGTTTCGGCCCCGAAGCCCATCGACGTTCTGCTGCGGAAGCAACCCCCGGCCATCACGGCGTCCTTCTTCGAACGCATGAAGTTCCTGATTGACGAGGGCAGTCTGCAGAATTACGCCAAGCTGGAGACGTTCAATGAGAG CgttttttggaatcattttaaCGCAAG CCGTTCCGCCGTAATCCGAGGCCGCGTCGTCACGTCGCTGCAGATGGGGCTGGTCGGAGTTCGCGTGAGCACTTCGACACCTTTGGAGGGATTCACGCTGACGCGGGACGACGGGTGGTTCGATCTGATGGTGAACGGAGGAGGTGCGATCACGCTGCAGTTTGGCCGATCGCCGTTCCGGCCGCAGACACGGATTGTGCAGGTGCCGTGGAACGAGGTGGTCATCATTGACACGGTGGTGATGTCTACGCTGGACGACAAGGAGAAGAGTGGAATTCCGCACACGTGCTTCTCGCACGATTACGACTCGATGAAGCCGGTCGTGTTGGCCACGTGGAAGCACGGATTCCAGGGGGCGTGCCCGGATCGGAGCGCCATCTTGGCGGAATCGCAGGTGGTGCAGGAATCGTTGGCGATTCCTGGAACTGGGCTGAACCTGGTTTACCACAGCAGTCGTGCCGCTGGATATTTGTCCACGATCAAGTTGCAGCTGACTCCGGATACGATCCCGCAAACGCTCAAGCTGATCCACCTGAGGATCACTATCGAAGGAATCCTGTTCGAGCGGGTATTCGAAGCTGACCCGGGTATCAAGTTCACGTACCCATGGAACCGACTCAACATCTACCGTCAACGCGTCTATGGCATTACGACGGCCGTGGTCAAGGTCGGATATCAGTACACCGACTGCAAGGACATCATCTGGGACGTGCAGACGACCAAGCTGAGCGGACACGACATGAGCATCTCCGAAGTTGGCGGATGGAACCTGGACATTCACCACCGGTACAACTTCCACGAGGGCATTCTGCAGAAGGGAGACGGATCCAACATCTACCTGAAGCACAAGCCACGTGTGATCCTCACCACCATGGGCGACGGACATCAACGACCGCTGGATTGTAACGACTGCAACGGAGTTTCCGCCAAGCAGCGATTGCTCGCTCCGGTCGCCCTCGCGGCAGCCCCCGACGGTTCTCTCTACGTTGGTGACTTCAACTACATCCGAAGGATCATGATCGACGGAACCGTCAAAACAGTGGTGAAACTCAACGCAACCCGCGTCTCCTATCGCTACCACATGGCCCTCAGTCCGCTCGATGGATCGCTGTACGTGTCCGACCCGGAATCCCACCAGATCATCAAGGTCAAGAACAAGGACGACTCGCACGATCCCGAACACAACTGGGAACCGATCGTCGGAAGCGGCGAACGATGCCTGCCCGGAGATGAAGCCCACTGTGGTGACGGAGGACTCGCTCGCGATGCCAAGCTGGCCTACCCGAAGGGAGTCGCAATTTCTTCCGACAACGTACTCTTCTTCGCCGACGGAACCAACATCCGAATGGTCGATCGTGACGGCGTGATCAGCACCCTCATCGGTAACCACATGCACAAGTCTCACTGGAAGCCGGTCCCGTGCGAGGGCACTCTCAAGATCGAAGAAATGCACCTCCGATGGCCCACCGAGCTGACGATCAACCCACTGGACGACACCCTGCACATCATCGACGATCACATGATCCTACGTATGACGCCTGACGGACGAGTTCGCGTGATCGCGGGACGACCCCTTCACTGCTCATCCGCTTCACCAACCACGTTCGACTCGGATCTTGCCGCTCACGCCACCCTCGTCATGCCACAAAGCATCGCGTTCGCACCGTCAGGTGATCTGTACGTCGCCGAGTCCGACTCCCAGCGCATCAACCGAATCCGCGTTATCGGAACCGACGGCAAGATCGCCGCGTACGCCGGCGCCGAATCCAAGTGCAACTGTCTCGAACGAGGCTGCGACTGCTACGAAGCCGATCACTACCTGGCGATCAGTGCCAAATTCAACACGATCTCGGCCATCACGGTCACCCCCGACGGACACGTCCACATCGCCGATCAGGCCAACTACCGCATCCGATCGGTGATTTCCAGCCTGCCAGAAGCCGGAACATCAAAAGAGTACGAAATCTACGCCCCGAACGCCCAAGAAATCTACGTGTTCAACCGTTTCGGACAGCACATCGCTACCAAGAACATCATGACCGGCGAGATCACGTACAGCTTCCTGTACAACGTCAACACCTCGAACGGCAAGCTCAGCACGGTCACCGATGCCGCCGGAAACAAGGTGTTCTTGCTGCGTGACTACACCTCGCAGGTCAACTCGATCGAGAACACCAAGGGTCAAAAGTGCCGTCTCCGAATGACCCGCATGAAGATGCTGCACGAACTCAGCACTCCAGACAACTACAACGTCACGTTCGACTACCAAGGGCCAACGGGACTGCTCAAAACGAAGCTCGACTCCACCGGACGCTCCTACGTGTACAATTACGACGAGTTTGGTCGCCTAACATCGGCCGTAACCCCAACCGGCAAGGTCATCGATCTAACCTTCGACCTCTCAGTCAAGGGCGCCACCGTCAAAGTCACCGAAAACTCCCAACGCGAAGTCTCCATGCTCATCCAAGGCTCCTCTGTCGTTTCCCGCGTCGGTGAAGCCGCAACCAAAACCACCGTCCTCGTCGACGGAAGCACCACCAGCGTCTCTCCGTGGGGCAACACCGTGTCCGTCGAGTCCGTCCCGTACATCTTGCTCGCCGAGATCGACCCCCTCCTCGGCGAAAGCTACCCCGTCCCGTCCAAGCAGCGCACCGAAATCAACGGCGACCTGTCGAACCGCTTCGAGTGGCGCTACTTCATCCGTCACGTCCCCGTGCGCGGTAAGAACTCCCGCGCCCTCACCCAGGTCGGCCGCAAGCTGCGCGTCAACGGCGAGAACCTGCTAACGTTCGAGTACGAAAAGGACAGCTCCTCGATTACGGTCTCCGTGGACGACAAAACCGAATTACTGAACGTCACGTACGACAAGTCTTCGCGACCGGTCGCGTACCGCCCACAGTCGGGAGAGTACGCCGACGTGGATCTGGAATACGATCGCTTCGGACGGCTGATCTCGTGGAAGTGGGGCAATCTTAAAGAGGAGTACACCTTTGATCGCGCAGGTCGGCTCAACGAGATCAAGTACGGCGACGGCAGCTCGATCGTGTACGCGTTCAAGGACATGTTCAGCAGTCTACCGTTGAAGGTGACGACTCCGCGCCGATCGGACTACCTGCTGCAGTACGACGACGCTGGGGCGCTGCAATCGTTGACGACTCCACGCGGGCACATCCACGCGTTCTCGCTGCAAACCTCGCTTGGGTTCTTCAAGTACCAGTACTTCTCGCCGATCAACCGCCATCCATTCGAGATTCTGTACAACGACGACGGGCAGATCTTGGCCAAGATTCATCCGCACCAGTCGGGCAAGGTGGCGTTCGTGTATGACAACGCTGGTCGGTTGGAAACCATCCTGGCAGGACTGTCATCGACGCAGTACACCTACCAGGAGAGTACGAGCCTGGTCAAGTTGGTTGAGGTGCTGGAACCTGGATTCGAGCTGCGACGTGAGTTCAAGTACCACGCCGGAGTGATGAAGGACGAGAAGCTCAAGTTTGGCTCGAAGAGTGCGCTGGCGTCGGCTCATTTCAAGTATCAGTACGATGGAAATGCAAGGATGAGTGGAATCGAGATGGACATTGACGGTAAGGATTTGCCGATCATGCGGTTCAAGTACGGACAGAGCTTGGGAACGCTGGATGCGATCAGCGATCTGAGGATTACGAGGAATGCGTTCAACAGGACGGTTGTGCAGGACACCTCGAAGCAGTTCTTCACGATCACGGACTTTGACGAGCATGGAAGGGTGAAGAGTGTGCTGATAAACATCAAGTCGTTTGACGTGTATCGGTTGGAGCTGGATTATGATTTGAGGAATAGGATCAAGACGCACAAGGTCATGGTTGGTCGCGTGACATCGCTTGATAAAGTCAACTACAACGCTGATGGACACGTTAGTGAGGTCGTTGGCACGAACAGCTGGAAGTATCTGTACGACGAGAATGGCAACATCATTGGAATTCTGGAGCAGGGTGACAAGACCAACTTGGGGTACGACACCGGCGATCGAGTGGTGCAGATTGGTGATGTGGAGTTCAACAGTTACGATGCTCGCGGATACGTTGTGCGTCGAGGTGAGCAAAAGTATCGCTACAACAACCGAGGCCAGCTTATTCACGCGTTGGAGCGCGATCGCTTCCAGACGTGGTACTTCTACGACGATATGGGACGTCTGGTGGCAAGTCACGACGAGAAGGGCAACGTAACGCAGTACTTCTACGCGAACATCAACGCGCCGGAACTGATCACGCACATTCACTACCCGAAGGTCGCGAAGACGTTCCGATTCCTGTACGACGATCGTGACATGCTGGTGGCGGTGGAGACCGGCGAGCAGCGATACTACGTGGCTACCGATCAGAACGGATCACCGATCGCGTTCTTCGACATCAACGGCAACATCGTGAAGGAGATCCGCCGTACGCCGTTCGGCAAGATCGTCAAGGACTCGAACCCGGACTTTTTCGTGCCAATCGACTTCCACGGAGGTCTGCTCGACCCGAACACCCGACTGGTCTACATGGAGAAGCGTCTGTACGACACGGCGGTCGGCCAATGGATGACCCCGTACTGGGAACAGCTCGCAACCGAGATGCGTCTGCCGACGGACGTGTTCATCTACCGGTTCCACAACAACGATCCGATCAACAGGAAGGAACCGATGAACTACATGAACGACCTCAAGTCGTGGCTGCGACTGTTCGGGTACGACGTGACCAAGATGCAGGGCTCGACCTACACCAAGGACATGATCTACCGACCGAACGCCATGATCAAGTCACCCCAGCTGGCGCCCGACTTTGGCGTCATGTCCGGACTGCAGTGCATCGTTGAGAAG GTTGACGAAAAGTTCTCGGACTTTGGCTTCGTGCCGAAGCCGTTGCTGAAGATGGAGCTCAAGACGAGGAATCTGCTGCCGCGTGTTGCCTACCGGCGGGGTGTATTTGGTGAAGGAGTGCTGATCTCCCGCATCGACGGACGAGCGCTGGTCAGCGTGGTCGATGGATCGAACAGCGTCGTCCAGGACGTAGTTTCCTCCGTGTTCAACAGCTCGTACTTCCTGGATCTGCACTTTAGCATTCACGATCAGGACGTGTTTTACTTCGTCAAGGACAACATCATGAAGCTGCGCGATGACACGGAAGAGTTGCGCCGGCTGGGTGGAATGTTCAACATCTCGACGCACGACATCAACGATCATGCGGTCTCGAACGGTAAGGAACTGCGACTGCACGGCCCGGACGCCGTGGTCATCATCAAGTACGGCGTCGATCCGGAACAGGAACGGCACCGCATCTTGAAGCACGCTCACAAGCGGGCCGTCGAACGGGCCTGGGAGCTCGAGAAGCAGCTGGTGGCCGCCGGATTCCAGGGTCGCGGCGACTGGACCGAGGAAGAGAAGGAAGAACTGATCTCGCACGGTGACGTCGACGGATGGGTCGGGGTGGACATTCACAGCATACACAAGTACCCGCAGCTCGCGGATGACCCCGGCAACGTGGCCTTCCAGCGGGACTCGAAGCGGAAACGACGGAAGAGCGGAAGCCACAAAGCGCAAACGCTGCGACAGCACAGGCACGAAAGCTCGTGA